In Zingiber officinale cultivar Zhangliang chromosome 1A, Zo_v1.1, whole genome shotgun sequence, a genomic segment contains:
- the LOC122022465 gene encoding histidine protein methyltransferase 1 homolog, whose translation MRAPSLLAQCLPALVPHDKVSQTGVSVVSERDLHLPSPAVEVIPSKNAHPYKYAGENVDLQGLKLFKGRISVTDMIGFSSFETSSSKPDGSLKCWENSTDLVSILKLEIRDGLLSFRSKRILELGCGYGLAGTFACLKGASTVHFHDLNAETIRCATIPNVLANLEQARDKQSRQSESPLTPSRQQLTSDVHFYAGDWEELHTVLSVVRVEGVDLSQGVSLSFSEDDFIEACSSHDESGLAHEACSRQSRKLSGSRAWERGSETDPGDGGYDVILITEIPPSVNSLKKLYALITKCLRPPYGVLYLAVKKNFIGSNGIVRQLRAMVDEEGIFGIHIITDVVDREIWKFFFK comes from the exons ATGAGGGCGCCTTCACTCCTTGCGCAATGCTTACCGGCGTTGGTGCCACATGACAAAGTTAGCCAGACTGGTGTTTCTGTCGTCTCTGAGAGGGATTTACACCTTCCCTCTCCTGCTGTCGAGGTTATTCCTTCTAAG AATGCTCATCCATACAAATATGCTGGGGAAAATGTTGATCTACAAGGGCTTAAACTTTTCAAG GGAAGAATTAGTGTTACAGACATGATTGGGTTTTCAAGTTTTGAGACGTCATCATCCAAACCTGATG GATCCCTTAAGTGTTGGGAGAATTCAACAGATCTTGTAAGTATTCTTAAGCTAGAGATTCGTGACGGGCTTCTAAGTTTTAGAAGCAAAAGGATTCTAGAG CTTGGTTGTGGTTATGGTTTGGCTGGAACTTTTGCTTGCCTTAAG GGTGCTTCTACAGTTCATTTTCATGATCTGAATGCAGAAACTATAAGATGTGCAACCATACCAAATGTCCTTGCGAATCTTGAGCAGGCTAGGGACAAGCAGAGTCGCCAATCCGAGAGCCCTCTCACTCCGTCACGGCAGCAGTTGACTTCTGATGTCCATTTCTATGCTGGGGACTGGGAGGAACTCCATACGGTCTTATCTGTAGTAAGGGTGGAAGGTGTTGACTTATCACAGGGGGTTAGCCTTAGCTTCTCTGAGGATGACTTTATAGAGGCATGCAGTAGTCATGATGAGAGTGGACTTGCTCATGAAGCTTGTTCAAGGCAGTCAAGAAAGCTTTCTGGAAGTCGGGCTTGGGAAAGAGGTAGCGAGACAGACCCAGGAGATGGTGGCTATGATGTCATTTTGATCACTGAGATTCCTCCATCAGTAAATTCCTTGAAGAAGTTATATGCACTCATAACAAAG TGTTTACGACCACCATATGGAGTCTTGTATTTGGCTGTGAAGAAGAACTTTATAGGTTCCAACGGTATTGTGCGGCAGCTACGAGCTATGGTGGATGAGGAAGGTATTTTTGGCATCCACATCATTACTGACGTTGTGGACAGGGAGATCTGGAAATTCTTTTTCAAGTGA